A region from the Andrena cerasifolii isolate SP2316 chromosome 9, iyAndCera1_principal, whole genome shotgun sequence genome encodes:
- the Rpn7 gene encoding regulatory particle non-ATPase 7, giving the protein MPLENLEEEGLEKNPNLELAQTKFLLSLPEHKDDPHLKNKLLDAIKAENMAPFYEEVCKDLDWKVDEALLSAMKTRNMEQLKKLDDAIEDAEKNLGEMEVREANLKKSEHLCRIGDKEGAISSFRKTYDKTVSLGHRLDIVFHNIRIGLFYLDHDHITRNIEKAKSLIEEGGDWDRRNRLKVYQGTYCIAVRDFKEAANFFLDTISTFTSYELMDYNTFVRYTVYLSMISLPRNELRDKIIKGSEILEVLHSNSDVKDYLFSLYNCQYADFFKNLAHVEGLLRRDYLIFPHYRYYVREMRILAYTQLLESYRSLTLQYMAEAFGVTIEYIDQELSRFIAAGRLHCKVDRVGGIVETNRPDSKNWQYQAMVKQGDLLLNRVQKLSRVINI; this is encoded by the exons atgccGCTAGAGAATCTAGAAGAGGAGGGTTTGGAGAAAAATCCGAATTTGGAGTTGGCTCAAACAAAGTTTTTGCTGAGCCTGCCGGAGCACAAAGATGATCCTCATTTAAAGAACAAACTGCTAGATGCTATTAAAGCAGAAA ATATGGCTCCGTTCTACGAAGAAGTATGCAAAGATTTGGACTGGAAGGTCGACGAAGCCCTGCTGTCCGCGATGAAGACTCGCAACATGGAGCAATTAAAAAAGTTAGACGACGCGATCGAGGATGCGGAGAAGAACTTGGGCGAAATGGAAGTTCGCGAGGCAAACCTTAAGAAATCAGAGCACCTCTGCAGAATAGGGGACAAAGAAGGTGCCATTTCATCATTTAGAAAAACATACGATAAAACTGTATCTTTAGGGCACAGATTAGATATAGTGTTTCATAATATTAGGATTGGATTGTTCTATTTGGACCATGATCATATCACGAGGAACATTGAGAAAGCTAAAAG CTTGATAGAAGAAGGCGGAGACTGGGACAGACGGAATCGTCTGAAAGTGTACCAGGGAACGTATTGCATAGCGGTGCGTGATTTCAAAGAGGCTGCAAATTTCTTTCTGGATACTATTAGTACATTCACGAGTTACGAGCTTATGGACTACAATACCTTTGTGAGGTACACGGTGTACTTGAGCATGATAAGTCTGCCAAGGAACGAGCTCAGAGATAAAATCATTAAGGGCTCGGAAATTTTGGAGGTGCTTCACAGTAATTCAGATGTCAAAGACTACTTGTTTTCTCTGTACAATTGCCAGTACGCCGACTTTTTCAAGAATCTCG CACACGTGGAAGGGTTACTGCGGAGGGATTACTTAATATTCCCTCATTATCGGTATTACGTTAGAGAAATGCGTATTCTCGCGTACACGCAACTTCTCGAATCCTATAGATCTCTGACGCTTCAATACATGGCAGAAGCTTTCGGCGTCACAATAGAGTACATTGATCA AGAGCTGTCGCGCTTCATCGCGGCAGGAAGATTACACTGTAAAGTGGACCGTGTTGGCGGAATAGTTGAAACCAATAGACCAGATAGCAAAAATTGGCAATACCAAGCTATGGTCAAGCAGGGAGATCTGTTGCTTAATAGGGTGCAAAAATTGTCACGTgtcattaatatttaa
- the LOC143372836 gene encoding transcription elongation factor 1 homolog, whose amino-acid sequence MGRRKSKRQAPQKRKAIEPMDIQFTCPFCNHEKSCEVKMDKGRNTARISCRVCLEDYQTTVNVLSEPIDVYNDWIDACDSIN is encoded by the exons ATGGGTCGAAGGAAAAGTAAACGGCAAGCTCCGCAAAAGAGGAAAGCTATCGAGCCTATGGATATACAATTTACCTGCCCATTCTGTAACCACGAGAAATCGTGCGAAGTTAAGAT GGACAAGGGCCGAAACACAGCTAGAATCTCCTGTCGAGTTTGTTTAGAGGATTACCAAACCACCGTGAACGTGCTGTCGGAACCGATTGATGTGTACAATGATTGGATCGACGCATGCGATTCCATTAATTAA
- the Jwa gene encoding PRA1 family protein Jwa isoform X3, whose amino-acid sequence MDKAKSISESWELPPLRSLTDFLLESSRFQLPNFGDFEKWGNRVVNNLVYYQTNYLYMTIAIMLIVGSMHPLKMVVGMLAMLAIWGQCFFVFSGNTSICEIRRQYPQLPIILTVICACYVAFQRYAVLIFLFSLLLSFCVTFVHASLRLRNLKNKLVNKIGGMGLDRTPMGIFLKYFGMREEFLT is encoded by the exons ATGGATAAAGCGAAGTCGATAAGCGAAAGCTGGGAATTGCCACCCCTACGCAGTTTGACCGATTTTCTTTTGGAGTCGTCGCGTTTCCAGTTGCCGAATTTCGGAGACTTCGAGAAGTGGGGCAATAGAGTGGTGAACAATCTTGTTTACTATCAAACCAATTATCTCTATATGACCATTGCCATCATGCTCATCGTGGG GTCAATGCATCCGTTAAAGATGGTTGTCGGTATGCTAGCAATGTTAGCAATATGGGGTCAATGCTTTTTTGTATTCTCCGGAAATACGTCAATATGCGAAATAAGACGGCAATACCCGCAACTTCCAATCATTCTTACTGTCATTTGTGCATGTTACGTGGCGTTCCAGAGATACGCCGTTCTGATATTCTTATTTAGCCTCTTACTATCCTTCTGTG TAACTTTTGTACACGCATCGCTGAGATTAAGGAATCTGAAGAATAAGCTTGTCAACAAAATAGGTGGTATGGGATTGGACCGCACGCCAATGGGCattttcttgaaatattttgGTATGAGAGAGGAATTCCTTACATAA
- the Jwa gene encoding PRA1 family protein Jwa isoform X1, with protein MDKAKSISESWELPPLRSLTDFLLESSRFQLPNFGDFEKWGNRVVNNLVYYQTNYLYMTIAIMLIVGSMHPLKMVVGMLAMLAIWGQCFFVFSGNTSICEIRRQYPQLPIILTVICACYVAFQRYAVLIFLFSLLLSFCVTFVHASLRLRNLKNKLVNKIGGMGLDRTPMGIFLKYFDDTPILKVTVTRLSYSMISTFNSFRIVFLLSVQHFKYMKRN; from the exons ATGGATAAAGCGAAGTCGATAAGCGAAAGCTGGGAATTGCCACCCCTACGCAGTTTGACCGATTTTCTTTTGGAGTCGTCGCGTTTCCAGTTGCCGAATTTCGGAGACTTCGAGAAGTGGGGCAATAGAGTGGTGAACAATCTTGTTTACTATCAAACCAATTATCTCTATATGACCATTGCCATCATGCTCATCGTGGG GTCAATGCATCCGTTAAAGATGGTTGTCGGTATGCTAGCAATGTTAGCAATATGGGGTCAATGCTTTTTTGTATTCTCCGGAAATACGTCAATATGCGAAATAAGACGGCAATACCCGCAACTTCCAATCATTCTTACTGTCATTTGTGCATGTTACGTGGCGTTCCAGAGATACGCCGTTCTGATATTCTTATTTAGCCTCTTACTATCCTTCTGTG TAACTTTTGTACACGCATCGCTGAGATTAAGGAATCTGAAGAATAAGCTTGTCAACAAAATAGGTGGTATGGGATTGGACCGCACGCCAATGGGCattttcttgaaatattttg ATGATACACCAATATTGAAAGTAACAGTGACTCGATTGAGTTATTCAATGATATCGACGTTCAACAGTTTTCGGATAGTTTTCCTCCTTTCTGTACAACATTTCAAATACATGAAACGAAACTGA
- the Jwa gene encoding PRA1 family protein Jwa isoform X2 gives MDKAKSISESWELPPLRSLTDFLLESSRFQLPNFGDFEKWGNRVVNNLVYYQTNYLYMTIAIMLIVGSMHPLKMVVGMLAMLAIWGQCFFVFSGNTSICEIRRQYPQLPIILTVICACYVAFQRYAVLIFLFSLLLSFCVTFVHASLRLRNLKNKLVNKIGGMGLDRTPMGIFLKYFEDETGIALRTQTTFIQSLQ, from the exons ATGGATAAAGCGAAGTCGATAAGCGAAAGCTGGGAATTGCCACCCCTACGCAGTTTGACCGATTTTCTTTTGGAGTCGTCGCGTTTCCAGTTGCCGAATTTCGGAGACTTCGAGAAGTGGGGCAATAGAGTGGTGAACAATCTTGTTTACTATCAAACCAATTATCTCTATATGACCATTGCCATCATGCTCATCGTGGG GTCAATGCATCCGTTAAAGATGGTTGTCGGTATGCTAGCAATGTTAGCAATATGGGGTCAATGCTTTTTTGTATTCTCCGGAAATACGTCAATATGCGAAATAAGACGGCAATACCCGCAACTTCCAATCATTCTTACTGTCATTTGTGCATGTTACGTGGCGTTCCAGAGATACGCCGTTCTGATATTCTTATTTAGCCTCTTACTATCCTTCTGTG TAACTTTTGTACACGCATCGCTGAGATTAAGGAATCTGAAGAATAAGCTTGTCAACAAAATAGGTGGTATGGGATTGGACCGCACGCCAATGGGCattttcttgaaatattttg aAGATGAGACTGGCATAGCCTTACGTACACAGACAACTTTTATCCAATCGCTTCAGTAG
- the LOC143372833 gene encoding UBX domain-containing protein 7 isoform X1, with translation MDRGLIDKFVEVTGESEATAHQYLSLTDGNVAAAITLMFEGGQAPEPEHVAVDAEPEVRPPILPIQEVLVPPEPVCSFPRLSNNVFDRFRDFAVETQRQEEEMALRVAGVKQISQRKSKRLEDLFRPPCNILFLGSFLEAREHAKTLNRWLLVNIQNPQEFACQILNRDVWSNQQIQEIVKDHFVLWQVLSSTSDGKRYIDFYNVSEYPYLAVIDPRTGECMHTYNHITVDILMSALNDMLSSHPSPESVSNDSFNYKKWNSCTATTAEESSVSNSAVHDGSSSSKTSKHVIDNININDSGNHNGTTDVQSSSPPISTSRNLSKKRRMDESDLITESQEISSKDESCEPKCDSSKVKTNSESIRLCLRLPTGKKETISMCAADTIEDFINKMKSMGYASADHTYLVPFPRTNIGELSPEIPLSDTILSPANTVFITKI, from the exons ATGGATCGAGGACTTATTGATAAATTCGTGGAAGTAACGG GGGAGAGCGAAGCCACTGCTCATCAGTACTTGTCCCTGACCGATGGCAATGTGGCGGCTGCAATTACCTTAATGTTCGAAGGAGGCCAAGCACCTGAACCGGAGCATGTAGCTGTAGACGCCGAACCAGAAGTCAGACCTCCTATTTTACCTATACAGGAAGTACTGGTGCCACCGGAGCCAGTTTGTTCTTTCCCAAGATTATCCAACAATGTGTTTGATAGATTCAGAGATTTCGCAGTGGAGACAC aAAGGCAGGAAGAAGAAATGGCCCTTCGAGTAGCTGGGGTCAAGCAAATCTCCCAGCGTAAGTCAAAAAGGCTGGAAGATTTATTTAGACCTCCATGTAATATCCTTTTCTTAGGCTCCTTTCTGGAGGCTCGTGAACACGCCAAGACATTAAATCGTTGGCTACTTGTAAATATACAAAATCCCCAGGAATTTGCCTGCCAAATTCTTAACAGAGACGTGTGGTCGAATCAGCAGATCCAAGAAATCGTGAAAGATCATTTCGTGCTGTGGCAA GTCTTGTCGAGTACAAGCGACGGAAAGCGGTACATAGATTTCTACAACGTGTCTGAGTACCCTTATCTGGCAGTAATAGATCCTAGAACAGGAGAGTGCATGCATACGTACAATCACATTACCGTCGACATTTTAATGTCTGCTTTGAATGATATGTTAAGTAGCCATCCATCCCCGGAGAGCGTATCAAACGATTCGTTTAATTACAAGAAATGGAACAGTTGTACGGCGACGACAGCAGAAGAAAGTTCTGTGTCCAATTCAGCAGTACAC GAtggcagtagtagtagtaagaCTTCCAAACATGTGATCGATAacataaatataaatgactCAG GCAATCACAATGGCACCACGGATGTCCAGAGTTCAAGTCCGCCGATCAGTACTTCTCGAAATCTGAGTAAAAAAAGGAGAATGGATGAGTCGGATTTGATTACCGAAAGCCAAGAAATAAGTTCCAAG GACGAATCGTGTGAACCGAAATGTGACTCCAGCAAAGTTAAAACCA ACAGTGAATCTATAAGACTTTGTTTAAGGCTGCCAACTGGTAAAAAAGAAACGATATCAATGTGCGCAGCAGATACAATAGAG gactttataaacaaaatgaaAAGCATGGGTTATGCTTCAGCTGATCATACATATTTGGTACCATTTCCAAGAACAAACATCGGAGAACTCTCCCCGGAAATACCACTATCGGACACAATTCTATCTCCAGCAAACACAGTATTTATAACGAAGATATAG
- the LOC143372833 gene encoding UBX domain-containing protein 7 isoform X2: MDRGLIDKFVEVTGESEATAHQYLSLTDGNVAAAITLMFEGGQAPEPEHVAVDAEPEVRPPILPIQEVLVPPEPVCSFPRLSNNVFDRFRDFAVETQRQEEEMALRVAGVKQISQRSFLEAREHAKTLNRWLLVNIQNPQEFACQILNRDVWSNQQIQEIVKDHFVLWQVLSSTSDGKRYIDFYNVSEYPYLAVIDPRTGECMHTYNHITVDILMSALNDMLSSHPSPESVSNDSFNYKKWNSCTATTAEESSVSNSAVHDGSSSSKTSKHVIDNININDSGNHNGTTDVQSSSPPISTSRNLSKKRRMDESDLITESQEISSKDESCEPKCDSSKVKTNSESIRLCLRLPTGKKETISMCAADTIEDFINKMKSMGYASADHTYLVPFPRTNIGELSPEIPLSDTILSPANTVFITKI, from the exons ATGGATCGAGGACTTATTGATAAATTCGTGGAAGTAACGG GGGAGAGCGAAGCCACTGCTCATCAGTACTTGTCCCTGACCGATGGCAATGTGGCGGCTGCAATTACCTTAATGTTCGAAGGAGGCCAAGCACCTGAACCGGAGCATGTAGCTGTAGACGCCGAACCAGAAGTCAGACCTCCTATTTTACCTATACAGGAAGTACTGGTGCCACCGGAGCCAGTTTGTTCTTTCCCAAGATTATCCAACAATGTGTTTGATAGATTCAGAGATTTCGCAGTGGAGACAC aAAGGCAGGAAGAAGAAATGGCCCTTCGAGTAGCTGGGGTCAAGCAAATCTCCCAGC GCTCCTTTCTGGAGGCTCGTGAACACGCCAAGACATTAAATCGTTGGCTACTTGTAAATATACAAAATCCCCAGGAATTTGCCTGCCAAATTCTTAACAGAGACGTGTGGTCGAATCAGCAGATCCAAGAAATCGTGAAAGATCATTTCGTGCTGTGGCAA GTCTTGTCGAGTACAAGCGACGGAAAGCGGTACATAGATTTCTACAACGTGTCTGAGTACCCTTATCTGGCAGTAATAGATCCTAGAACAGGAGAGTGCATGCATACGTACAATCACATTACCGTCGACATTTTAATGTCTGCTTTGAATGATATGTTAAGTAGCCATCCATCCCCGGAGAGCGTATCAAACGATTCGTTTAATTACAAGAAATGGAACAGTTGTACGGCGACGACAGCAGAAGAAAGTTCTGTGTCCAATTCAGCAGTACAC GAtggcagtagtagtagtaagaCTTCCAAACATGTGATCGATAacataaatataaatgactCAG GCAATCACAATGGCACCACGGATGTCCAGAGTTCAAGTCCGCCGATCAGTACTTCTCGAAATCTGAGTAAAAAAAGGAGAATGGATGAGTCGGATTTGATTACCGAAAGCCAAGAAATAAGTTCCAAG GACGAATCGTGTGAACCGAAATGTGACTCCAGCAAAGTTAAAACCA ACAGTGAATCTATAAGACTTTGTTTAAGGCTGCCAACTGGTAAAAAAGAAACGATATCAATGTGCGCAGCAGATACAATAGAG gactttataaacaaaatgaaAAGCATGGGTTATGCTTCAGCTGATCATACATATTTGGTACCATTTCCAAGAACAAACATCGGAGAACTCTCCCCGGAAATACCACTATCGGACACAATTCTATCTCCAGCAAACACAGTATTTATAACGAAGATATAG
- the LOC143373075 gene encoding uncharacterized protein LOC143373075, whose product MEGNTTLILDGHRIEVNKEKLANKSRYFSSLFSHNFNDSHNKEHVINYDVSLETLQSFVEWVQDDKECVDMYCHSIKDSMTKFVKDNFVELLNLLQLSVLFMVDELTNDAIDIIALCWLLPEKVIDVWLVAQELNEKPLQDVCLSVCLDRFGELPLHSLVELSKDNITQLLQNVNVRSSVEYLYLVRMQWIEHHMTSDIADVKEERRPKFMQGVVIYQMEEFINKDAYLYTWNGSVLSKCVQLRNTRNSEKWIIGMQVVGRGFSVYTVGGEMGLGTGQFNQIIWRYCLILKKWYYQATLPVPRRHMVTVFLKEKLVIVGGVGRHRLKLYTVDTLDIHTGKWTKGAEVPESFTEVPCHCVMDGKLFLIKTSAYIYYPEQDYWQTILIRNLPLYNIPCNPAIKSVDAFLTRHTTLFTTGYCMGETILSRIDVVKDSVCEQKECLNQCAEHNIITNVTIIYEDESCQLKYGHVLDCGVMFVTVRPDDKYRHLHLYTEVKRDFKDSFISKSGYPSIIDPDTLRDTV is encoded by the exons ATGGAGGGGAATACAACTTTGATTCTCGATGGACACCGCATCGAAGTGAACAAGGAGAAACTCGCGAACAAAAGTCGCTACTTCTCATCCCTTTTCTCGCACAACTTCAATGACTCTCACAACAAGGAACACGTTATTAATTACGATGTCTCCTTGGAAACCTTACAG AGTTTTGTTGAATGGGTTCAGGATGATAAAGAGTGCGTAGACATGTATTGTCATTCAATAAAAGATTCTATGACAAAGTTCGTAAAAGATAACTTCGTAGAGTTACTAAATTTGTTGCAATTGAGCGTGTTGTTCATGGTCGACGAATTAACAAACGACGCTATAGATATCATAGCTCTATGTTGGCTGCTGCCAGAGAAAGTAATCGATGTTTGGTTAGTGGCGCAGGAGTTAAACGAAAAGCCATTACAGGACGTTTGTCTATCTGTGTGTTTAGACCGTTTCGGCGAACTTCCTTTACATTCGCTTGTCGAGTTGTCCAAAGATAATATCACTCAGCTACTCCAAAATGTCAATGTGAGATCCTCCGTTGAATACTTGTACCTTGTAAGGATGCAATGGATAGAACACCATATG ACATCGGACATTGCGGATGTAAAAGAAGAGAGGCGACCCAAGTTTATGCAAGGTGTGGTTATATATCAGATGGAAGAGTTCATCAACAAGGACGCGTACTTGTACACGTGGAACGGTAGCGTTCTATCCAAGTGCGTACAATTAAGAAATACGAGGAACTCAGAGAAATGGATAATTGGGATGCAAGTTGTTGGTAGAG GTTTCAGCGTGTACACAGTTGGGGGAGAAATGGGATTAGGGACTGGGCAGTTCAACCAAATCATTTGGCGGTATTGTCTGATACTTAAAAAGTGGTATTATCAAGCAACATTGCCTGTTCCAAGAAGACACATGGTTACTGTGTTTTTGAAGGAGAAGCTAGTGATAGTCGGCGGCGTGGGAAGGCACAGGTTGAAATTGTATACAGTTGATACGCTCGATATACATACAG GTAAATGGACGAAAGGTGCAGAAGTTCCTGAAAGCTTCACCGAGGTTCCCTGTCACTGTGTCATGGATGGCAAGCTGTTTTTGATAAAGACATCGGCTTACATTTATTATCCGGAGCAAGATTATTGGCAGACTATATTGATCCGCAATCTTCCTCTATACAACATCCCCTGTAATCCGGCTATAAAGAGCGTGGACGCGTTTCTCACTCGTCATACGACGTTATTTACGACTG gttattgTATGGGGGAGACGATTCTGTCGAGAATTGACGTTGTGAAAGACTCCGTTTGCGAGCAAAAGGAATGTTTGAATCAATGCGcagaacataatataataactaaCGTGACTATCATATACGAGGACGAGTCGTGTCAGTTGAAATATGGGCATGTGTTGGACTGTGGCGTGATGTTCGTAACTGTTCGCCCCGATGATAAGTATCGGCATTTGCATCTGTACACCGAGGTAAAGAGGGATTTTAAGGATTCCTTTATTTCGAAATCGGGATACCCCAGTATCATCGATCCCGACACCTTGCGCGACACTGTATGA